A stretch of Crossiella cryophila DNA encodes these proteins:
- a CDS encoding non-ribosomal peptide synthetase, translated as MTSFAQQRLLFLDQLRPGAPDYLLPLALRVHGELDVSALTGAFHGIIARHEILRTRYTAAGQIVESEVDCAPSPHDLSGSPEVETRLAELVELELRRPIDLSTAPPLRLTLVRLAEDEHLLLFVVHHIAFDGWSWGVLARELAAGYHERTGGPAAALPELSLQYADFADWQRERLTGERLGKQLDFWRTGLAGLTPLELPTDRPRPTVWDGAGDVVRFQLPPELVAQVDAYARSRRATRFMVLLAAFEALLARYTGQTDLAVGTPVAGRTRTEAEPLIGLFANTLVLRGDVSGRPAFGELVDRVRATALAAFSHADVPFERIVAELAPERDLSRNPLFQVSFSLRNAVAEPITLPGLDTELVPTPLLGTPFDLLLDLDIRADGTLAARLQYATALFDENTVRRIAEGYQQLLRTALSTPDTPVAEIELISAEDHRDLIAKYNDTATALPGGCLHELLAAQAARTPDAVALRGPDGELSFRELDQRANGFAHVLRGKGIGPESLVGVCLPRGFDLVVALLGVLKAGAAYLPLNPADPAARRSDLLTEAGAALLVNEISPESGLAAEPPIQLAHPDNAAYVIFTSGSTGKPKGVTITHRNLVNYVSWAATAYGSHTHGTALYSSVAFDLPVTSLYPALLTGVPVTLTADDGSAGLDALVDALEHNTFDLLKLTPTHVGVLGQELSPHALRTGAPHVVAGGELLTGALLDPWRRHAPDTVVFNEYGPTETTVGCSVLIRRAGELDPGSLPIGAPIANTTMYVLDAELRPVLPGAVGEVYIGGDQVARGYHGQSALTAAKFVPDPFTPGARLYRSGDLVRHRADGELEFVSRVDTQIKIRGFRIEPGEVEAALTAHPDIREAAVLAHRGNLVAYLASTVDIDVTGLRAELGQRLPEHLVPAQYVVLPVLPKTASGKVDRKALPDPAAHRQSSTVEHVAPRTPVEHAVAAVWAELLELPQVGVHEDFFTLGGNSLLATRIAARLRAQLDVELPLAEVFTARTVARLAEVITAAGPGQLPITPVFHDGPLPLSFAQQRLWFLDRLAPGGTDYLVPFALRLTGELDEPALRDAVRDLADRHAILRTRYTEQDGEPAQLIDPAGRIPFTTLTTDGDPLDLVHADLRQPFDLATQLPARATLIRVTATDHLFLLTLHHISSDGWSAEVLATDLNRLYTARRDGDTPPPAPTVQYADYATWQRTTADTPEFAARLDHWRETLANLSTVDLPTDRRRPRVRDWRGDRLAVELPADLGRAVETLARQHGATPFMVLLAAFQALLARHGGGQDIPVGTAVAGRGRPELDELLGFFANTLVLRGDLSGNPSFTDLLTRVRDTALEAYAHADIPFERIVAELAPERDPSRNPLFQVMFEVRPDNPAPFTLPGLGVEQIGISWPIAKFDLMLSVLHRADGSLRCGFEYATALFDESTVERLAGHYGRLLAAVLADPDRPLHQADVLDDSERSRLTTGWTDAWTQRPAATLPDLVTEQAHRTPDATAVIFGDTTLTYAELHARADRLARQLRTLGVGPETPVAVALRREADLVTAVLGVLKAGATYVPIDPAHPAQRREHVLRDSGAQVLISQSWIRDELPETPIPLLLLDEPGPDPSTEPLSTLDPAGAAYVIYTSGSTGKPKGVVISHEAIRNRVLWTVREHGLGPADRVLQKTTVSFDASMWEFLAPLVAGGTVVVAADGVPRDPAAMVAAMIEHRITVLQLVPSVLRILVQQPGLADCTALRLVFCAGEPLPADLCDELLRQVPVRLTNTYGPTECAIDVTAWQYTGEEPNEIVAIGRPLDNTRILVLDRDNQLAPIGVPGELCVAGVNLARGYHGRGDLTAERFVPNPFPVEPGERLYRTGDLARWRADGVLEYLGRLDRQVKLRGVRIEPGEIEIALCEHPAITAAAVEVYAIGEDQRLVAHLVGTETDPAAIRAHLADRLPEAMIPAVLRFLDALPLTASGKIDRAALPGLDGLDTSTDHVEPRTPAETTIAAQFAELLGTTRVGATDDFFAMGGHSLLATRLVFRLRTAFGVDIPVAEVFTRRTVEALADLVSTSDKRADPIVRVPRDVDLPPSSAQRRMWFLDQLEPGSAEYLVPLVLRLRGPLDLAAFSGALDDVVARHEILRTRYLAPLGDPIQLIDPATSLDLHPIDLTTLPYQEAVTQAETLVHADTARPFALDQEIPFRALLIRIRPDEHLIALTAHHIAVDAWSIDVLTRDLGHYYESRTTGGNPPAAPAVQYADFAAWQHNWSTGPEPERHLTYWRDRLAHLPQLELPGDRPRPSTRDSRGDLLAIEIPADTTTEVDTLARTHGATPFMVLLAAFHVLLARHTGQSDVAVGTPVAGRTRAEVEDMLGAFLNTVVLRESLTRVPSFGALIDQVREHVIGAFAHQDLPFERLVDELQPERDLSRNPLFQVMFELQQAQRTPLRLSGLTVERVRAPWHTAKFDLTLSLGRRADGSLTGLFEYATALFDESTIQRMAGHYLGLLHHAVTNPALPLDSLVMLTESEQHQLRHEWNPPGPEEVPACVPALFEQRVAQHPEAEAVSFGPERLSYAQLNARANQLAHHLCAHGVGPETIVAVCLDRGLDAVISLLAVLKVGGAYVPIDPDHPADRLTFMLADATAHLVITTGDRHFTTDRPVVRLDREAQAITQRPADNPEPLATPAHLAYMIFTSGSTGRPKGVLIEHGSYAHHCRIIAQQYDIRPTDRVVLLSALTFDVAMDQIAATLLVGASIVVADPLFWSPAELPDRIHEHGITIMEITPAYYREVLRTLQPGDPRLHGLRLMNVGSDVVTVEDARQWAATGLPGRFLCNYGPTEATVTCLLHPIATVPDEARAEAALPIGRPVPGTRAYIVDRHGDPVPVGVPGELLLGGIRLARGYHRRPELTAEKFVPDPFGAEPGARLYRTGDLVRYLPDGTIEFLGRIDQQVKLRGFRIELGEIEAVLAQHPAVRAAVVVARDVQPGDRRLVAYLVPQDRTPEITDLRTFAAERLPEYMMPGLWTFLPELPLTPSKKVDRKALPQPEIDRPDLESPYLAPRTPTEHIVSGIWGEVLGLSRIGVEDDVFALGAHSLLATRVLARLNVVFGIDLPLRRLFEATTVATLAEAVLQAIEAEIDQLSDEEVAALLAEPGER; from the coding sequence GTGACGTCGTTCGCACAGCAACGGCTGTTGTTCCTCGACCAGCTCCGTCCCGGCGCGCCGGACTACCTGCTGCCATTGGCGCTGCGGGTGCACGGCGAGCTGGACGTGTCCGCGCTGACCGGGGCGTTCCACGGGATCATCGCGCGGCACGAGATCCTGCGCACCCGGTACACGGCGGCCGGGCAGATCGTGGAGTCCGAAGTGGACTGTGCGCCCAGCCCGCACGACCTCAGCGGGTCGCCGGAGGTGGAAACCCGGCTGGCCGAGCTGGTCGAGCTGGAACTACGTCGCCCGATCGACCTGAGCACCGCGCCGCCCCTGCGGCTGACCCTGGTGCGACTGGCCGAGGACGAGCACCTGCTGCTGTTCGTGGTGCACCACATCGCCTTCGACGGCTGGTCCTGGGGTGTGCTGGCCCGTGAGCTGGCCGCCGGGTACCACGAGCGCACCGGCGGACCCGCGGCCGCACTGCCCGAGTTGTCCTTGCAGTACGCGGACTTCGCTGATTGGCAGCGCGAACGCCTCACCGGCGAGCGACTGGGCAAGCAGCTTGACTTCTGGCGCACCGGCCTGGCCGGCCTGACCCCCCTCGAACTGCCCACCGACCGGCCGCGCCCCACCGTCTGGGACGGGGCGGGCGACGTGGTCCGGTTCCAGCTGCCACCCGAGCTGGTAGCCCAGGTCGACGCCTACGCCAGGAGCCGCCGCGCCACCCGGTTCATGGTGCTGCTGGCCGCCTTCGAGGCGCTGCTGGCCCGCTACACCGGGCAGACCGACCTCGCCGTGGGCACCCCGGTCGCCGGGCGCACCCGCACCGAGGCGGAACCGCTGATCGGCCTGTTCGCCAACACCCTGGTGCTGCGCGGCGACGTCTCCGGCCGGCCCGCCTTCGGGGAGCTGGTGGACCGGGTGCGGGCCACCGCGCTGGCCGCGTTCTCGCACGCCGATGTGCCGTTCGAGCGGATCGTGGCGGAGCTGGCCCCGGAGCGGGACCTGTCCCGCAACCCGCTGTTCCAGGTCTCCTTCTCACTGCGCAACGCGGTGGCCGAGCCGATCACCCTGCCCGGCCTGGACACCGAACTGGTGCCAACCCCGCTGCTGGGCACGCCCTTCGACCTGTTGCTGGACCTGGACATCCGCGCCGACGGCACCCTGGCCGCGCGACTCCAGTACGCCACCGCGTTGTTCGACGAGAACACCGTGCGCCGGATCGCCGAGGGCTACCAACAGCTGCTGCGCACCGCACTGTCCACACCGGACACTCCGGTTGCCGAGATCGAACTCATCTCCGCCGAGGACCACCGCGATCTGATCGCCAAGTACAACGACACCGCAACCGCGTTGCCCGGCGGCTGCCTGCACGAGCTGTTAGCGGCCCAGGCCGCGCGCACCCCGGACGCGGTCGCCCTGCGCGGTCCGGATGGCGAACTGAGCTTCCGCGAACTGGATCAGCGCGCCAACGGTTTCGCACACGTGTTGCGGGGCAAGGGGATCGGGCCGGAGTCACTGGTCGGGGTATGCCTGCCGCGCGGCTTCGATCTGGTGGTGGCGCTGCTCGGGGTGTTGAAGGCGGGCGCGGCCTATCTACCGCTCAACCCGGCGGACCCGGCCGCCCGGCGATCGGATCTGCTCACCGAGGCCGGGGCGGCGTTGCTGGTCAACGAGATCAGCCCCGAAAGCGGCCTCGCCGCGGAACCTCCGATCCAGCTCGCCCACCCGGACAACGCCGCCTACGTGATCTTCACCTCCGGCTCCACCGGGAAGCCCAAGGGCGTCACCATCACCCACCGCAACCTGGTCAACTACGTGAGCTGGGCGGCCACCGCCTACGGCAGCCACACCCACGGCACCGCGCTTTACTCCTCGGTCGCCTTCGATCTGCCGGTGACCTCGCTCTACCCCGCACTGCTCACCGGCGTCCCGGTCACCCTCACCGCCGACGACGGCTCCGCCGGGCTCGACGCGCTGGTGGATGCCTTGGAGCACAACACCTTCGACCTGCTCAAGCTCACCCCAACGCACGTCGGTGTGCTCGGCCAGGAACTCTCCCCGCACGCCCTGCGCACCGGCGCCCCGCACGTGGTCGCCGGTGGCGAGCTGCTCACCGGCGCGCTGCTGGACCCGTGGCGGCGGCACGCCCCGGACACCGTGGTGTTCAACGAGTACGGCCCCACCGAGACCACCGTGGGTTGCTCGGTGCTCATCCGCCGGGCCGGTGAACTCGATCCCGGATCGCTGCCCATCGGCGCGCCGATCGCCAACACCACCATGTACGTCCTGGACGCCGAGCTGCGGCCGGTGCTGCCGGGCGCGGTGGGAGAGGTCTACATCGGCGGCGACCAGGTCGCCCGCGGCTACCACGGCCAGAGCGCGCTCACCGCGGCCAAGTTCGTGCCCGACCCGTTCACCCCTGGCGCCCGGCTGTACCGCAGCGGCGACCTGGTCCGGCACCGGGCCGACGGTGAGCTGGAGTTCGTGTCCAGAGTGGACACCCAGATCAAGATCCGCGGCTTCCGGATCGAGCCCGGCGAGGTCGAGGCCGCGCTGACCGCGCACCCGGACATCCGCGAGGCCGCCGTACTGGCCCATCGCGGCAACCTGGTCGCCTACCTGGCGTCCACAGTGGACATCGACGTCACCGGTCTGCGGGCCGAACTGGGGCAGCGCCTGCCCGAACACCTGGTGCCGGCCCAATACGTGGTGCTGCCGGTGCTGCCCAAGACCGCCAGCGGCAAGGTCGATCGCAAGGCCCTGCCCGACCCGGCCGCACACCGCCAGTCCAGCACGGTCGAGCACGTCGCCCCGCGCACCCCGGTCGAGCACGCGGTGGCCGCGGTCTGGGCCGAACTCCTCGAACTGCCACAGGTCGGCGTGCACGAGGACTTCTTCACCCTCGGCGGCAACTCCCTGCTCGCCACCAGGATCGCCGCCCGGCTGCGCGCCCAGCTCGACGTCGAACTGCCCCTGGCCGAGGTCTTCACCGCGCGCACCGTGGCCCGCCTGGCCGAGGTGATCACCGCCGCCGGACCCGGCCAACTGCCGATCACCCCGGTCTTCCACGACGGCCCGCTGCCGCTGTCCTTCGCCCAGCAGCGCCTGTGGTTCCTGGACCGGCTCGCCCCCGGCGGCACCGACTACCTGGTCCCGTTCGCCCTGCGCCTGACCGGCGAACTCGACGAACCCGCGCTGCGTGACGCGGTGCGGGATCTGGCCGACCGGCACGCGATCCTACGCACCCGCTATACCGAACAGGACGGCGAACCGGCCCAACTCATCGACCCGGCCGGGCGGATCCCGTTCACCACCCTGACCACTGACGGCGACCCCCTGGACCTGGTGCACGCCGACCTGCGGCAGCCCTTCGACCTGGCCACCCAGCTCCCGGCCCGTGCCACCCTGATCCGGGTCACCGCCACCGACCACCTGTTCCTGCTGACCCTGCACCACATCAGCTCCGACGGCTGGTCCGCCGAGGTCCTGGCCACCGACCTCAACCGCCTCTACACCGCCCGCCGCGACGGCGACACCCCGCCGCCCGCGCCCACGGTGCAGTACGCGGACTACGCCACCTGGCAGCGGACCACCGCGGACACCCCGGAGTTCGCCGCCCGCCTGGACCACTGGCGCGAGACCCTGGCGAACCTGTCCACTGTGGACCTGCCAACCGACCGGCGCCGCCCCCGGGTGCGCGACTGGCGTGGTGACCGGCTGGCCGTCGAACTGCCCGCCGACCTCGGCCGTGCGGTGGAAACCCTGGCCCGGCAGCACGGTGCGACCCCGTTCATGGTGCTGCTGGCCGCTTTCCAGGCCCTGCTCGCCCGGCACGGCGGCGGTCAGGACATCCCGGTCGGCACCGCGGTCGCCGGTCGCGGCCGCCCCGAACTGGACGAGCTGCTCGGCTTCTTCGCCAACACCCTGGTGCTGCGCGGCGACCTCAGCGGCAACCCAAGCTTTACCGACCTGCTCACCAGGGTCCGCGACACCGCCCTGGAGGCCTACGCGCACGCCGACATCCCGTTCGAGCGGATCGTGGCCGAACTCGCCCCCGAGCGCGACCCGTCCCGCAATCCGCTGTTCCAGGTGATGTTCGAGGTCCGCCCGGACAATCCGGCCCCGTTCACCCTGCCCGGACTCGGGGTCGAGCAGATCGGCATCAGCTGGCCCATCGCCAAGTTCGACCTGATGCTCTCCGTACTGCACCGCGCCGACGGTTCGCTGCGCTGCGGCTTCGAGTACGCCACCGCGTTGTTCGACGAGTCCACAGTGGAACGTCTGGCCGGGCACTACGGCCGTCTGCTCGCCGCCGTGCTGGCCGACCCCGACCGCCCGCTGCACCAGGCCGATGTCCTCGACGACAGCGAACGTTCCCGCCTCACCACCGGCTGGACCGACGCCTGGACCCAGCGCCCCGCGGCAACCCTGCCCGACCTGGTCACCGAACAGGCCCACCGCACCCCGGACGCCACCGCGGTGATCTTCGGCGACACCACCCTGACCTACGCCGAACTGCACGCCCGCGCCGACCGCCTGGCCCGGCAGCTGCGCACCCTCGGCGTCGGACCGGAAACCCCGGTGGCGGTCGCGTTGCGCCGCGAAGCCGACCTGGTCACCGCCGTGCTCGGTGTGCTCAAGGCCGGTGCCACCTACGTCCCGATCGACCCGGCCCACCCGGCGCAACGTCGCGAACACGTGCTCCGGGACAGCGGCGCCCAGGTCCTGATCAGCCAGTCCTGGATCCGCGACGAACTCCCCGAAACCCCGATCCCCCTGTTACTGCTGGACGAACCGGGTCCGGACCCCAGCACGGAGCCACTGTCCACACTGGACCCGGCCGGTGCCGCCTACGTCATCTACACCTCCGGCTCCACCGGCAAGCCCAAGGGCGTGGTGATCAGCCACGAGGCCATCCGCAACCGGGTGCTGTGGACCGTGCGCGAACACGGCCTCGGCCCGGCCGACCGGGTGCTGCAGAAGACCACGGTCAGCTTCGACGCCTCGATGTGGGAGTTCCTGGCTCCATTGGTCGCCGGCGGCACCGTGGTGGTCGCCGCCGACGGCGTGCCCCGCGACCCGGCCGCCATGGTCGCCGCGATGATCGAACACCGGATCACCGTGCTCCAGTTGGTGCCCTCGGTGCTGAGAATCCTGGTCCAGCAACCAGGTCTGGCCGACTGCACCGCGCTGCGCCTGGTGTTCTGCGCGGGCGAACCCCTGCCCGCCGACCTGTGCGACGAGCTGCTCCGCCAGGTCCCGGTCCGGCTCACCAACACCTACGGCCCCACCGAATGCGCCATCGACGTCACCGCCTGGCAGTACACCGGCGAGGAACCCAACGAGATCGTCGCCATCGGCCGCCCACTGGACAACACCCGGATCCTGGTCCTCGACCGGGACAACCAGCTCGCCCCGATCGGCGTGCCCGGCGAACTCTGCGTGGCCGGGGTCAACCTGGCCCGCGGCTACCACGGCCGCGGCGACCTCACCGCGGAACGCTTCGTGCCCAACCCGTTCCCGGTCGAACCCGGCGAACGCCTCTACCGCACCGGCGACCTGGCGCGGTGGCGTGCGGACGGCGTCCTGGAATACCTGGGCCGCCTGGACCGCCAGGTCAAACTGCGGGGCGTCCGGATCGAACCCGGCGAGATCGAGATCGCGCTGTGCGAACACCCCGCGATCACCGCCGCCGCGGTCGAGGTCTACGCCATCGGCGAGGACCAGCGCCTGGTCGCCCACCTGGTCGGCACCGAGACCGACCCGGCCGCAATCCGCGCGCACCTCGCGGATCGACTGCCCGAAGCCATGATCCCCGCCGTCCTGCGCTTCCTGGACGCACTCCCGCTCACCGCCAGCGGCAAGATCGACCGCGCCGCCCTGCCCGGCCTCGACGGCCTGGACACCAGCACCGACCACGTCGAACCCCGCACCCCGGCCGAAACCACCATCGCCGCCCAGTTCGCCGAACTGCTCGGCACCACCAGGGTCGGCGCGACCGACGACTTCTTCGCCATGGGCGGGCACTCCCTGCTCGCCACCCGCCTGGTCTTCCGGCTGCGCACCGCCTTCGGCGTGGACATCCCGGTCGCCGAGGTCTTCACCCGCCGCACCGTCGAAGCCCTCGCCGACCTGGTGTCCACATCGGACAAACGAGCCGACCCGATCGTCCGGGTGCCCCGTGACGTCGACCTGCCGCCGTCCTCCGCCCAGCGCCGGATGTGGTTCCTCGACCAGCTCGAACCCGGTAGCGCCGAATACCTGGTGCCCCTGGTCCTGCGCCTGCGCGGCCCCCTGGACCTGGCCGCGTTCAGCGGTGCCCTGGACGACGTGGTGGCGCGGCACGAGATCCTGCGCACCCGCTACCTGGCCCCGCTGGGCGATCCGATCCAGCTCATCGACCCGGCCACCAGCCTCGACCTGCACCCGATCGACCTGACCACGCTGCCCTACCAGGAAGCCGTCACCCAGGCCGAAACCCTGGTGCACGCCGACACCGCCCGGCCGTTCGCCCTGGACCAGGAGATCCCGTTCCGGGCCCTGCTGATCCGCATCCGCCCGGACGAGCACCTGATCGCGCTCACCGCCCACCACATCGCGGTCGACGCCTGGTCCATCGACGTGCTCACCCGCGACCTCGGCCACTACTACGAATCCCGCACCACCGGCGGCAACCCGCCAGCCGCACCCGCGGTCCAGTACGCGGACTTCGCCGCCTGGCAACACAACTGGTCCACCGGACCCGAACCCGAACGCCACCTGACCTACTGGCGCGACCGCCTCGCCCACCTGCCCCAGCTCGAACTCCCCGGCGACCGCCCGCGTCCATCTACAAGGGACAGTCGCGGCGACCTGCTGGCCATCGAGATCCCCGCGGACACCACCACCGAGGTCGACACCCTGGCCCGCACACACGGCGCCACCCCGTTCATGGTGCTGCTGGCCGCCTTCCACGTGCTGCTGGCCCGGCACACCGGCCAGTCCGACGTCGCGGTCGGCACCCCGGTCGCCGGGCGCACCAGGGCCGAGGTCGAGGACATGCTCGGCGCCTTCCTCAACACCGTGGTGCTGCGCGAATCCCTCACCCGTGTGCCCAGCTTCGGCGCGCTGATCGACCAGGTCCGCGAGCACGTGATCGGTGCGTTCGCTCACCAGGACCTCCCGTTCGAGCGCCTGGTGGACGAACTCCAGCCCGAACGCGACCTCTCCCGCAACCCGCTGTTCCAGGTCATGTTCGAGCTGCAACAGGCCCAGCGCACCCCGCTCCGCCTGTCCGGCCTGACCGTCGAACGCGTGCGCGCCCCCTGGCACACCGCCAAGTTCGACCTCACCCTGTCCCTCGGTCGGCGGGCCGACGGCAGCCTCACCGGACTGTTCGAGTACGCCACCGCGCTGTTCGACGAGTCCACCATCCAGCGGATGGCCGGGCACTACCTGGGACTGCTCCACCACGCCGTCACCAACCCGGCCCTGCCCCTGGACTCCCTGGTCATGCTCACCGAATCCGAGCAGCACCAGCTCCGGCACGAGTGGAACCCGCCCGGCCCCGAGGAAGTCCCGGCCTGCGTGCCCGCCCTGTTCGAGCAGCGCGTGGCCCAGCACCCCGAGGCCGAAGCGGTGTCCTTCGGCCCCGAACGACTCAGCTACGCCCAACTCAACGCCCGCGCCAACCAACTCGCCCACCACCTGTGTGCGCACGGCGTCGGCCCGGAGACCATCGTCGCGGTCTGCCTGGACCGCGGCCTGGACGCGGTGATCTCCCTGCTCGCCGTGCTCAAGGTCGGCGGTGCCTACGTCCCGATCGACCCCGACCACCCGGCCGACCGGCTCACCTTCATGCTCGCCGACGCCACCGCACACCTGGTGATCACCACCGGCGACCGGCACTTCACCACCGACCGACCGGTCGTTCGGCTCGACCGCGAAGCCCAAGCCATCACCCAGCGTCCGGCGGACAACCCCGAACCCCTGGCCACCCCGGCGCACCTGGCCTACATGATCTTCACCTCGGGTTCCACCGGCCGGCCCAAGGGCGTGCTGATCGAACACGGCTCCTACGCCCACCACTGCCGGATCATCGCCCAGCAGTACGACATCCGACCGACCGATCGGGTGGTACTGCTGTCCGCGCTCACCTTCGACGTGGCCATGGACCAGATCGCGGCCACCCTGCTGGTCGGCGCGAGCATCGTGGTGGCCGACCCGCTGTTCTGGAGCCCGGCCGAACTGCCCGACCGGATCCACGAACACGGCATCACCATCATGGAGATCACCCCCGCCTACTACCGCGAGGTCCTCCGCACCCTCCAGCCCGGTGACCCACGCCTGCACGGTCTGCGGCTGATGAACGTGGGCAGCGACGTGGTCACCGTCGAGGACGCCCGCCAGTGGGCCGCGACCGGTCTGCCCGGCCGGTTCCTGTGCAACTACGGCCCCACCGAGGCCACCGTCACCTGCCTGCTGCACCCCATCGCCACCGTGCCGGACGAGGCCCGCGCCGAAGCCGCCCTGCCCATCGGCCGCCCGGTGCCCGGCACCCGAGCGTACATTGTGGACAGACACGGCGACCCGGTACCCGTTGGCGTCCCAGGAGAACTGCTGCTCGGCGGTATCCGGCTGGCCCGCGGCTACCACCGGCGACCCGAGCTGACCGCGGAGAAGTTCGTCCCCGACCCGTTCGGCGCGGAACCCGGCGCCCGCCTGTACCGCACCGGCGACCTGGTGCGCTACCTGCCCGACGGCACCATCGAGTTCCTCGGCCGGATCGACCAGCAGGTCAAACTCCGCGGCTTCCGGATCGAACTCGGCGAGATCGAAGCCGTGCTCGCCCAGCACCCGGCGGTCCGCGCCGCGGTCGTGGTGGCCAGGGACGTGCAACCCGGCGACCGGCGACTGGTCGCCTACCTGGTCCCGCAGGACCGGACCCCGGAGATCACCGACCTGCGTACGTTCGCCGCGGAACGACTGCCCGAGTACATGATGCCCGGCCTGTGGACGTTCCTGCCCGAACTGCCGCTCACCCCGAGCAAGAAGGTCGACCGCAAGGCGTTGCCGCAGCCCGAGATCGACCGCCCCGACCTCGAAAGCCCCTACCTGGCGCCCAGAACCCCGACCGAGCACATCGTGTCCGGGATCTGGGGCGAGGTGCTGGGACTGAGCCGGATCGGGGTCGAGGACGACGTGTTCGCCCTCGGCGCGCACTCCCTGCTCGCCACCCGCGTGCTGGCCCGGCTGAACGTGGTCTTCGGCATCGATCTGCCGCTGCGCCGCCTGTTCGAGGCCACCACCGTCGCCACCCTGGCCGAGGCGGTGCTGCAGGCCATCGAGGCGGAGATCGACCAGCTCTCCGACGAAGAAGTCGCCGCTCTGCTGGCCGAACCCGGCGAGCGCTGA
- the sbnA gene encoding 2,3-diaminopropionate biosynthesis protein SbnA, translating into MSGYGAGSAGVLGTIGGTPLVELTRLLPGSGFRVHAKLEAANPGGSIKDRSAYAMLTDAVRTGAVIPGRSVVVESSSGNLGIGLAQVCRILELRFICVVDPRTNPQNIAIMRAYGAEVHTVTDRDPATGEYLPTRRRRVRELLATLPDAYCPNQYGNTRNAWAHRGTMREIVEALDGELDFLLCTVSSAGTLRGCAEYAREHGLGVRIIAVDAESSAIFHTPVGNRLIPGHGAAVRPELFRPGLADEVVHVNDLDCVVGCRRLAVREAILAGGSSGAVVSALHRLRERIPAGANCALILPDRGERYLDTIYDDDWVAAQFGDVTELWKDDAMEVARC; encoded by the coding sequence ATGAGCGGCTACGGCGCCGGTTCGGCCGGGGTGCTCGGCACGATCGGCGGGACCCCGCTGGTCGAGCTGACCAGGTTGTTGCCCGGCAGCGGGTTCCGGGTGCACGCGAAGCTGGAGGCGGCCAATCCCGGTGGCAGCATCAAGGATCGGTCCGCGTACGCGATGCTGACCGACGCGGTGCGCACCGGCGCGGTCATCCCCGGCCGGTCGGTGGTGGTCGAGTCCAGTTCCGGCAACCTCGGCATCGGACTCGCCCAGGTGTGCCGGATCCTGGAGCTGCGCTTCATCTGCGTGGTGGACCCGCGCACCAACCCGCAGAACATCGCGATCATGCGGGCCTACGGCGCCGAGGTGCACACCGTCACCGACCGCGATCCGGCCACCGGCGAGTACCTGCCGACGCGTCGGCGCCGGGTGCGGGAACTGCTGGCCACGCTGCCGGATGCCTACTGCCCCAACCAGTACGGCAACACCCGCAACGCCTGGGCGCATCGCGGCACCATGCGCGAGATCGTCGAGGCCCTGGACGGCGAGCTGGATTTCCTGCTGTGCACGGTGAGTTCGGCAGGCACGCTGCGCGGGTGCGCGGAGTACGCGCGGGAGCACGGGCTGGGGGTGCGGATCATCGCGGTGGACGCGGAGAGCAGCGCGATCTTCCACACTCCCGTCGGCAACCGGCTCATTCCCGGGCACGGCGCGGCGGTGCGGCCGGAGTTGTTCCGGCCGGGGCTGGCCGATGAGGTGGTGCACGTCAACGACCTGGACTGCGTGGTCGGCTGCCGCAGGCTCGCGGTGCGGGAGGCGATCCTGGCAGGCGGGTCCTCCGGCGCGGTGGTCTCGGCGCTGCACCGGCTGCGGGAGCGGATCCCGGCCGGGGCGAACTGCGCGCTGATCCTGCCCGACCGCGGTGAGCGGTACCTCGACACGATCTACGACGACGACTGGGTCGCGGCCCAGTTCGGCGACGTCACCGAACTGTG
- a CDS encoding MbtH family protein: protein MTEENDEAVYRVVRNDEEQYSIWRADRELPLGWHAEGTEGSRQDCLDHIGRVWTDMRPLSLRRRMEQVS, encoded by the coding sequence ATGACCGAGGAGAACGACGAGGCCGTGTACCGCGTCGTGCGCAACGACGAGGAGCAGTACTCGATCTGGCGGGCCGACCGGGAACTGCCGCTCGGCTGGCACGCCGAGGGCACCGAGGGTTCCCGGCAGGACTGCCTGGACCACATCGGCCGGGTGTGGACCGACATGCGCCCGCTGAGCCTGCGCCGCCGCATGGAACAGGTGAGCTGA